In Methanomassiliicoccus sp., the genomic stretch CCGCAGAGTGGTCCTTCTTGACATACTCCCGGCCGGCGAGGCCCCGCACTCTCGTCACCTCAAGGTCGCTGATGCATTCCCACACTGCCTGCTTGAGCGCCTCGGCGCTGGCATCGATGGCGATCACCGGGCAGCCAGGATAGAAGGGCCGGTACTCCGCATCGAAGGTCGAGATCGCTGCCTTCCCCATGCTCATCGCCTCCAGTGTGGCCAGGCCAATGATGCTAGGAAGCCTCGGGGACGGAGGGAGGACCTGGTCGATGAGGACATGGGACCTCGATAGCTCATCCATCGCCATAGAGTGATCGACCCGTTCCAGGACCACCGGCTCGAAATCTAAACCCTCTTCCCGGAGCTCGTCAAGGGCGCGGACGATAAGGTCAGTGCCCTTAGTGCGGCGGTTCACCACCATGTGCACGACCCTTGGCCTGGAGGAAGTATCGAAGGAGTATGGGAGTTCCTCTACTGGATTGGGGACGTACTCCCCGTCGGGCACCCACCTCGAGAGGTCCGGACGGGACAGGAACTTATGGTCTGCCAGGAACTGGTACCTCATACCATAGCCGTCCCTGGCCTCGCTGCCGTGGTAGTGGACGACCATCGGCCTCCTCCGGAACAGCTTGATGGCCAGGGCATCCCATCGCTTCCAATGTATGCCTCCATGGAGGTGGACGACATCGAAGTCTTGGGCGAAGCGGACCATCCGAATGCCGTTGGACAGGTCCTTGCCGAAACTCTGATGGGCGTAGTAGAAGTCGCGGTCATGCGGGAGGTTCAAGGGGTTCGCGTAGGTCTCGATGACCACGGCGTCGTGGCCCAGCCTCCGCTGGGCCTGCGCCAGCTGCCATGCCACACCCGCTTGGTTCTCCACATGCAGTATCCGCATCCTGACATTGATGGACGGTTATGCGCTAATATAATAAACGGTCTAGAGCACGCATCCAGTAAAACGATTAACTCTGAGGTCATTGGGGGGAGCATGCCTTTCGCCGATGACCGAGTGTCCGTGGTGAGGTGCAGTGACTATGATCAGGACAAGGCGACCGCGGCGGTCGCCCGTGCGATCGAACTGCTCGGCGGTCTCGACCGTTTCGTCTCTCCGGGGCAGCATGTCGTCTTGAAGCCGAACCTGCTGCAGGCCGCGCCACCCGAAAGATGCGTGACCCCCCATCCTGCGGTCGTCCATGCTGTGGCCAAGCTCCTGGTGGAGCACGGTTGCGAGGTTGTCATCGCCGAGAGCGCCGGAGGAGGCACGATGCATAGCGAGGGCGGGCTGCGCAAGCTGTATGAGGTGACCGGGATGGATAGGGCGGCCGAGTCGGCCGGCGTCAAGCTCAGCTTCGACACCTCGTCGCGGGATGCTCCCAACCCCAATGGCAAGCTGGTCAAGCGGTTCGAGGTCATCACTCCGGTGCTCGAGGCCGACGCCGTGGTGTCGGTGAGCAAGGCCAAGACCCATGTGCTGACATCCATGACGGGAGCGACGAAGAACATTTTCGGGACGCTGCCGGGCATGGAAAAGCCCAGTTTCCACGGCCGCCTGACCGAGGTGGACGATTTCGCCGAGATGCTTCTCGATCTCAATGCTCTCGTGCGGCCGAGGCTCCAGGTCATGGATGCAGTCGTGGGAATGGAGGGGGAGGGGCCGTCCGGCGGGGACCCTAGGCCTATCGGGGTCATCCTAGCCAGCGGGAGCTATGCGGCCCTCGATGTCGTCGCGGCAAGGCTCATGGCCTTCCGTCCGGAGGAGGTCCCGACCCTTCGGAAGGCCATGGAACGCGGGCTCCTTCCCGCCGACTATGGCGTCAACACGGTGGGGGATGATCCATCCTCCATCGCCGTTCCTGACTACCGCCATCCCCGCACCGCCACCGCCGGGGTATCCCGGCACCTCAGCGGTCCGCTGTTGCGCCTCATGCGTGTCTACGCTCTCCGCCCCGTGGTCATGGTCGACAGGTGTATCGGCTGTGGGCTGTGTGCGAAGAGTTGCCCTCGAAGCACCATCCGCATGGTGAAAGGAAAGGCCAGGATCAAGCACCACGACTGCATCCGATGCTATTGTTGCCATGAGATGTGTCCTCAGAAGGCCATCGGGTTGCAGAGGAGCCTGGGCGGTCGGATCATGGTGCGCCTGACCGAGAGGCGTCCCAAGGCCATGGAGTGATTGTCGCCTTTCTTACATTCCACAACATCAGATGATCGTGGGAGGTCAGGAGGATTAATAGGCGGTGAGGGCGATTTCTAGCCTCGCAGGTAAGCAGATGAAGTTCGAGGAGTTCAAGAAGGACACGGAGATCAGGGCCTCGGTACGTAAGAAGGAGTATACGATCGCGAAGGTAGCCTCGGTCCCCGAGCTCGACGACCGGGTGTTCGCAGTCATCACCGACGGGGCGGAGGTCACCGTGGTCGCGGAACTAGACAGCGGC encodes the following:
- a CDS encoding glycosyltransferase family 4 protein gives rise to the protein MRILHVENQAGVAWQLAQAQRRLGHDAVVIETYANPLNLPHDRDFYYAHQSFGKDLSNGIRMVRFAQDFDVVHLHGGIHWKRWDALAIKLFRRRPMVVHYHGSEARDGYGMRYQFLADHKFLSRPDLSRWVPDGEYVPNPVEELPYSFDTSSRPRVVHMVVNRRTKGTDLIVRALDELREEGLDFEPVVLERVDHSMAMDELSRSHVLIDQVLPPSPRLPSIIGLATLEAMSMGKAAISTFDAEYRPFYPGCPVIAIDASAEALKQAVWECISDLEVTRVRGLAGREYVKKDHSADEIVKRIMPVYESLVRK
- a CDS encoding DUF362 domain-containing protein, which encodes MPFADDRVSVVRCSDYDQDKATAAVARAIELLGGLDRFVSPGQHVVLKPNLLQAAPPERCVTPHPAVVHAVAKLLVEHGCEVVIAESAGGGTMHSEGGLRKLYEVTGMDRAAESAGVKLSFDTSSRDAPNPNGKLVKRFEVITPVLEADAVVSVSKAKTHVLTSMTGATKNIFGTLPGMEKPSFHGRLTEVDDFAEMLLDLNALVRPRLQVMDAVVGMEGEGPSGGDPRPIGVILASGSYAALDVVAARLMAFRPEEVPTLRKAMERGLLPADYGVNTVGDDPSSIAVPDYRHPRTATAGVSRHLSGPLLRLMRVYALRPVVMVDRCIGCGLCAKSCPRSTIRMVKGKARIKHHDCIRCYCCHEMCPQKAIGLQRSLGGRIMVRLTERRPKAME